The Dyadobacter sandarakinus DNA window GAAAATGGAAGAGTGGCAGAATGAGGTGGATCCTGCTGCAATCGTGCCCATTTCGGCATTGGAACAATTTAACATCCAGACCCTTTTTGATGCTGTTATAACCCGCCTTCCTTTTCACCCACCCTATTTTGATGAAGACGAACTAACCGACAAGCCTGAGCGTTTTTTCGCTTCCGAAATTATCCGCGAAAAGATATTTCTGAACTACCGGCAGGAAATTCCTTACAGCTCCGAAGTGGTTGTCAGCGAGTTCAAGGAGAAGGAGGATATCATCGTGATCCGTGCCGAGATCCTTGTGGAGCGCAAAAGTCAGAAAGGTATTATTATCGGTGAGAAAGGTGAAATGCTGAAAAAAATAGGCATTCAGGCCCGCCAGGACCTGGAAGCATTTTTCGGCAAGAAAGTTTTCCTTGAGCAGCATGTAAAGGTAGAGCCCGACTGGCGCAGCAAGGAGAACAAGCTCCGGCAGTTCGGATATAACAACAATGATTAATTTTTTATAAACAAAAAGACCGAAGGACAGGCTTCGCAGCTTGTCCGGACTATTTAAAAGCTAAGTAATGACAAATATTATTTCAATTGTGGGCCGGCCGAATGTCGGGAAATCCACATTATTCAACCGCCTCACCGAAAGCCGCAAGGCGATTATGGACAACCAGAGCGGTGTTACCCGCGACCGCCATTATGGTTACGGGGAATGGACTGATCAGTATTTTACAGTTATAGATACGGGCGGCTACGTAGTTGGCTCGGAAGATATATTTGAAGGCGCGATCCGCGATCAGGTGGAGCTTGCCATTGAGGAATCGACCGTGGTGCTGTTTATGGTAGATACCATGACGGGCCTGACCGATCTTGACAAGGATTTTGCAAACGTGCTGCGCCGGTTCAAAAAGCCGGTGTATCTCGTAGCCAACAAGGCCGAAACAACCGAACGCTACCAGTCGGCAGCGGAGTTTTACGAACTGGGACTGGGCGAACAGATCTTTGCGATTTCTGCGCAGACAGGCTTTGGTACGGGCGAGCTGCTGGACGAGGTGATCAAACACTTTGATACGGCAGGCGTTGAAAATCCTGAGCAGGGTATTCCGCGCATTGCGATCATGGGCCGTCCGAATGTAGGCAAATCATCATTCCTGAACGTACTGACCGGTACCGACAGGAGCATTGTAACCGATATCGCCGGCACCACCCGCGATGCGATCCACACGCATTACAAGGCATTCGGGATGGAATTTATCCTTACCGATACGGCGGGAATCCGCCGCAAATCACGCGTAAAAGAGGATATTGAATATTACTCCACACTGCGCTCCGTAAAAGCCATGGAAGAGTCTGATGTGGTGATTGTACTGCTGGACGCTACACTGGGACTTGAAGGCCAGGACATGAACATCATCGGACAAGCCGATAAAGCGAAAAAAGGGATCGTGATCATGGTCAACAAATGGGACCTTGTAGAAAAGGATTCTAAAACGGCCGATGCTTACAAGAAAAACCTGCTGGAAAAGCTGGCGCCCATGAACTACATGCCGATCATCTTTGCTTCGGTGGTAGAAAAGCAGCGCATACACCAGGTAATGGAAAAAGCAATGGAAGTGTACCAGAACAAGACGAAGAAGATCTCGACTTCCAAGCTGAACGACGTCATGCAGGCTGAAATTGAAAAATATCCGCCGCCGGCACACAGGGGTAAGTACATCAATATCAAGTACATGATCCAGTTGCCTACCCCCTCGCCGACCTTCGTGTTCTTTTCAAGTCATCCCAAGTATGTTCAGGAACCGTACAAGCGTTACCTCGAAAATCGTATGCGGGAAAACTTTGATTTTTCAGGCGTACCTATCACGATGTTCTTCAGGGAGAAGTAATTACGTCTTTTTTATTATATCAAAATGCCAGGTCTCCGATCTGGCATTTTACGTTTCATCGGGATCATACTTTGTTTCAGGCATCATTCACCCCGCTTCATCATTTTTTATTTCTCAGCTGCAACGTTTGAAGGTAACTTCACATCTGTAAACCGGCGGCTGACCTGCAAAAAGTACCTGATAAAAAAATTTCATAATTTTTGTTAAAAACAAGGTACTATGTATTGCAAGATACCTAATGAAACATATATATTTGTAGAGTCAATTAGTTACACTGATTTCTGAACGACTGAAACAACGCTGAGCCATGAAAACTGTTAAATTGTTTATTATCTTTTTACTTTTCAGCCTTCACGCAGGTGCTACCGGGTATTCACACAATATGTTTGTAGCCCACAAAAAGCTGCAGGGTGTTTACGCTCCTGCGGAAAAGCCCGCAGTAAAAAAGGCGCGGACCTGGAAAGTGAAACCCCAAAACCAGGTTTCAGCCGGTCAGAACAAAGTTATCAGCAAGGCAACTACGCTGAATGAGCGTGTACTCGAAGAAGGTCCCGAATCATTTTTTAACAAGGAAGCAGCCGCGGA harbors:
- the era gene encoding GTPase Era — encoded protein: MSESTEPDIPFRSYRAGFVSIIGKPNVGKSTLMNVLVGEKMSIITSKAQTTRHRIMGILNGTHEDVPFQLVYSDTPGVMKPSYKLHDSMMTFVKGSLEDADMVLFVVEIGEKAAGHEVLPLLSRTASPVILVLNKTDLSNEADVKLKMEEWQNEVDPAAIVPISALEQFNIQTLFDAVITRLPFHPPYFDEDELTDKPERFFASEIIREKIFLNYRQEIPYSSEVVVSEFKEKEDIIVIRAEILVERKSQKGIIIGEKGEMLKKIGIQARQDLEAFFGKKVFLEQHVKVEPDWRSKENKLRQFGYNNND
- the der gene encoding ribosome biogenesis GTPase Der; translated protein: MTNIISIVGRPNVGKSTLFNRLTESRKAIMDNQSGVTRDRHYGYGEWTDQYFTVIDTGGYVVGSEDIFEGAIRDQVELAIEESTVVLFMVDTMTGLTDLDKDFANVLRRFKKPVYLVANKAETTERYQSAAEFYELGLGEQIFAISAQTGFGTGELLDEVIKHFDTAGVENPEQGIPRIAIMGRPNVGKSSFLNVLTGTDRSIVTDIAGTTRDAIHTHYKAFGMEFILTDTAGIRRKSRVKEDIEYYSTLRSVKAMEESDVVIVLLDATLGLEGQDMNIIGQADKAKKGIVIMVNKWDLVEKDSKTADAYKKNLLEKLAPMNYMPIIFASVVEKQRIHQVMEKAMEVYQNKTKKISTSKLNDVMQAEIEKYPPPAHRGKYINIKYMIQLPTPSPTFVFFSSHPKYVQEPYKRYLENRMRENFDFSGVPITMFFREK